A window of Paenibacillus phoenicis genomic DNA:
CAGATTGACAACCACGCCGATGATCGGCAGAAAGCCGGACAAGGCATGAGCCAGCATGAATCCGCCAAACAGCATGACCGATTGCAGGGCGTGGAACAGCACGAATCGACTGCGCCGCTCTAGGACAAGGAATGCAACTCCGCCCACAAAAGCAAGCAGGTAGCACAGGAAGCCGGCGACATTTTCGTAGAGGCCGGTGGATGATTTGAAAGGGGACATGAGGACGACACCTTCTTTCAGGAGAGGATTGTCTTATCCTAAATGTATGACGAGCCCCCTCATGAAAGAACCAGCTCGGCCCGCTTGGGCGCGAACCACTGCTCTAAAATATCGTCTGCAATCACCTCCGCGGCTTCAGGCCGGCGGAGGTTATCTATTTTTTGGCGAAGCTCGGTCAGCCGGTGTGGGTCCCGAAAGAGCGCGTCGATTTCCTCGGTCAGCTCCGCAGGGGTACGGGCGATACAGGCAACGCCTTTTTGTGCGAGGTAACGCGCATTATTGAGCTCTTGCCCGGGAACGGGGCGGTAGACGAACACCGGCAGCCGGCAAGCCAGCGCCTCGGACAAGGTAATCCCTCCCGGCTTGGTTACAATGCAGTCGCATTTTCGCATCAATG
This region includes:
- a CDS encoding DUF4870 domain-containing protein, yielding MSPFKSSTGLYENVAGFLCYLLAFVGGVAFLVLERRSRFVLFHALQSVMLFGGFMLAHALSGFLPIIGVVVNLLLTLLGVTLWIIMMLAALQGKWLKLPWIGELAEKQLQRM